One segment of Chelmon rostratus isolate fCheRos1 chromosome 17, fCheRos1.pri, whole genome shotgun sequence DNA contains the following:
- the LOC121620969 gene encoding BAH and coiled-coil domain-containing protein 1 isoform X1, with amino-acid sequence MEGRDFAAPAHLLSERGALVHRAASRIAPSGHSSVQHAGHFPPGKYYPSHIPMAPHSGSGLMGNSSASFMGTFLASSLGTPPSHPPHPSRPPSSPSSPSFRGGPHSSASQIWFPHSHEAAPGYPRFSGSLAHTFLPMSHLDHHANSGVLYGQHRFYDTQKENFYLRGLPSQPPLISANHSLPPMSRAGHSQGSCSRDRDPGVGTGLHKGLKEGSVERGVVPVKDKERTSSKQEAKERQQQQQHQQHHSHQPPQPTHHHHSHSHQQHPHYSQHPLPLEEVNSRALERHKASLSMEYSKEHPQSMGKPLSACLHNGKMQNGDAGTGAGAKASMSSCGGEGTALGGMGGGGSSQGRHMGSSGGSRCTKEGISGEMRISEQPSDCLERGQAPLHHSLSYSVPPALHMGSAAGGAHPHPHPHAHPHTHPHPGGFHCLQLHPSHPHHSHHTHHHPDFFCPPPPAPLANPASHERGPANVGREPKVTGPTFVPSVADLGDKSSGPFQLGNPDCQGVGGGGGGSNTKDKVIEKTGGGGHHSSWHRKQQQQQQQQQQQQQQQQQQQQQQQQQQHQYRKTEKAPDWMQSHHQHLQPSQLPPPPQLQQPPHPQQQHQVVRSRSAECINSGVDMDVFRPSLPQGPKAGHPVPHSVNTSPYRDCSHPGPPPNSSPLGSKSMGQHSGAGAAHGPGPGGSCSLQRDGQKVARIRHQQHGRPGPDAPSPAELNQGTSQELKRKMDMSPYGYSSGQHHHQQPPVPPWAMRPPHHMSQPEEEQRKSYMELGSTGGQHSQQQQQPGMSLPPPQPPPAPPLSQQQQQPQQQAEPQGPTQGESSAMKSLLKYSNQQQPLLLSQKSPFGGLGSLKSGPAGGSCALQGNKQTLPSRKGPANDNERTDYSGRSRDMGEAGHGESEVRQPPVGIAVAVARQREPPCRSADGHPNSRQGRVHPSVKGPPRSMYPSDPSSEEERKRMSGEQIGLTCLDRERDAYIRDNKERVEFARIHPSNSCHGDLASHLMVPGGTSLQSGQLGDPAAHSAHHHWMPRTGSPSLWMTGHSYGIGHTALHQNLPPGFSAAMPGPLQPVLPLPQDPSAQLVVLPTEPPAHPATHHLDVMEQPGLWPPVYGARGPPSHMQHPAVYSRSQFLRQQELYALQQHQQLQHQHQHQSHQSQQPQPQSQTQQQQQQQQQQQQQQQQQQQQQHQHRAAHGMDMQHHATHNSQMQKRPDEPSVELEELISEPRTSKPAKPYAYNPPQRNTSPPGACAAHLSPCCQSPSLRPHPKSTPSTPCPAPSPAAAAPHSPAISPAPPQMPKGAESQDKRGEGQPPQDYPESLEPDLPPGYTYPAIAMGYRSGPSPQDVRLAEPADLEAVQVEPAEHAPQSLSGLGEELDCQAVVRPLQEPLQSKEVEQEEEERVVERVLEQGEEVEGAAVTAANYVPGEKEVEEQGPAEEEVLVCPPAESPVCEAASCPVPLSTEEPERPGAVITLEEEEDDEAVGEESQVEHAQKVNMPGEQDPELPTIIELDPASPAAPEPQSPALEGTKDRKSEMTPDDASVDFVCLSPASASACSPSQATVAVPHKPLVPCYWSLELLIAAAFCTDVPPFPLFPLSTPSVAPSQPNPHQGMELLSELADLELQQQKRTCGKSQEEELLMFDLQSLATLATARALEMGSQEGSSTGSGRHFPARRILNLRRKCSWTPRNEPVCPAKGTMETMDGPELAMRVKLAELQRRYKEKQKELVKLQRKHDHHRKEETPRSPARRGPGRPRKRKPTLTTGPVSSSEGHRKVKSMGAGLALSPEDLGGGGDNQRRKKRLSSRGFERLSSTQQVKAQVCRKSSLHSMLSSKLAGDVTQLKQKAQGKKNLSGTGSGDKEVSPCNSNPKHRHRSQGASKAESRRESGGQSDTAASVDSGPQESWTGVARRGRKKGSTILTQGSSRLSQPRARVLRGHRQEAMEEGESSPAESDSSDQDDDEEEGSYDTDEGQDYKAHPPRDITSSSSMTGPSPSSVVKLEANQKARNKKQRQELYGSQSLSGAEGEVKVRKKPPCRLGLATAVKSYHEDHRPEGVRRPCVPRPKEPRWGSLGTRGNRYRRSMGLATFPTTSERLKRATRKSTMLRGAINKRRSCWSVGAPSSQSEEGSRGRRSKDQQPKGRAVSRLLESFAADEGFQMDGSSFSEEEEDSSHPYNHKSSEFPNCVLTKELLTDGLKVLVSKEDELLYAARVHTLELPDIFSIVIDGERGNRPRIYSLEQLLQEAVLDIRPESETMLSEGTRVCAYWSERSRCLYPGYVRRGGSSDEGKQGGVMVEFDDGDRGKISLPNIRLLPPGYQIHCGESSPALLVPSGTTAKRSSSLEQAPVSDRPSDRLNAINIINNSQTLTVHKRRPGRPKGSGKKQKQQQQAENANKNPSPFLGWPSLANTRKRMSDNLFQLNGSPKKALRGKEDDFFPLSQTQPLASTPAKGLFSSSSFEVDSFSSIANGYSSFCTQSTGPSQGLSMGPRSGLYGQRRRQDEHVMPRSRKSGHEFLVKLDHEGVTSPKTKNSKALLLRGGSSSLSGMPRTEAYSHPVLLVKDNKKGGASRVELLVKGTTLQRKPSDSLRLGEYGDLGFSYHRECHSSYSDLDDEEEERRRAALAAASGGLRTAGRFLSRLSVSSSSSGSSSSSSSGSLSSSSLCSSDNDSSYSSEDEDSSTLMLQSCLSSHRGLLQPSEPSTSSRSHQHSFVAKAVAVSNAKGGPPDQVSNTKSLKRKECTSSTSKPSKDFMKKPRMLPDDTSFIPRPKMSAFLAGRQMWRWSGNPTQRRGLKGKARKLFYKAIVRGRDTVRVGDCAVFLSAGRPNLPYVGRIENFWESWTSSMVVKVKWFYHPEETKLGKRHRDGKHALYQSCHEDENDVQTISHKCQVVSREEYECLTRNQKPNSTSPDLYYLAGTYDPTTGQLVTAEGVSILC; translated from the exons GCAGTGGATTGATGGGCAATTCCTCCGCCTCCTTCATGGGGACCTTTCTGGCCAGTAGTCTGGGTACCCCCCCTTCCCACCCGCCTCACCCTTCCCGGCCgccctcctcgccctcctcaccctccttcCGGGGCGGACCCCACTCCAGCGCCTCGCAAATCTGGTTCCCCCATTCGCATGAAG CAGCTCCAGGGTATCCTCGATTCTCAGGGAGTCTGGCCCACACTTTCCTTCCCATGAGCCACTTGGATCACCATGCCAACAGTGGAGTTCTCTACGGGCAGCACCGTTTCTATGACACCCAAAAAG AGAACTTCTATCTCCGAGGTCTCCCGTCCCAGCCACCTCTcatctcagccaatcacagtctGCCACCAATGTCCAGGGCAGGACACTCTCAGGggtcctgcagcagagacagagatccAGGTGTAGGGACAGGTCTACATAAGGGTCTTAAAGAAGGTTCTGTGGAGAGAGGAGTGGTACCTGTCAAGGACAAGGAGAGGACCAGTAGCAAACAGGAGGCAaaggagagacagcagcagcaacagcaccaACAGCACCACAGCCACCAGCCGCCCCAGcccacacaccaccaccattcCCACTCTCATCAGCAGCACCCACACTATTCACAGCACCCACTACCCCTGGAGGAGGTCAACAGTCGGGCCCTGGAGAGACACAAGGCATCACTCTCAATGGAGTACAGCAAGGAACACCCTCAGAGTATGGGCAAGCCCCTCAGTGCCTGCTTGCACAATGGCAAGATGCAAAATGGAGATGCAGGAACTGGAGCAGGGGCTAAGGCCTCCATGTCCAGCTGTGGGGGGGAGGGCACAGCTCTTGGGGGtatggggggtgggggcagcAGCCAGGGCAGACATATGGGGTCCAGCGGCGGTAGTCGCTGCACAAAAGAGGGGATAAGTGGGGAGATGAGGATCAGTGAACAACCTTCAGACTGTCTGGAAAGGGGTCAGGCACCACTCCACCACTCTCTGTCCTACTCTGTACCCCCAGCCTTACACATGGGTTCTGCTGCTGGCGGGGCACACCCCCATCCACATCCTCATGCTCACCCCCATACACATCCTCATCCAGGGGGCTTCCATTGCCTTCAGCTCCACCCTAGCCACCCACATCATTCCCATCATACGCACCACCACCCGGACTTCTTCTGCCcgccccctcctgctcctctaGCCAATCCCGCCTCACATGAGAGGGGGCCAGCCAATGTGGGGCGAGAACCTAAAGTCACTGGGCCTACATTTGTGCCATCAGTGGCAGACCTGGGGGACAAATCTAGTGGGCCCTTCCAGCTTGGCAACCCTGACTGCCAGGGTGTGGGCGGTGGAGGGGGAGGCAGCAATACCAAGGACAAGGTAATAGAAAAGACTGGAGGCGGTGGGCACCACAGTAGTTGgcacagaaagcagcagcagcagcagcagcagcagcaacaacaacaacaacaacaacaacagcagcaacaacagcagcaacaacaacagcaccaatACAGAAAGACGGAGAAGGCTCCAGACTGGATGCAGTCCCATCATCAACACCTTCAGCCCTCACagcttcctccacctccccaaCTACAACAGCCTCCACATCCCCAACAGCAACACCAGGTTGTGCGATCACGCAGTGCTGAGTGTATTAACAGTGGTGTGGACATGGATGTGTTCAGACCCTCGCTGCCCCAGGGGCCCAAGGCTGGGCACCCTGTCCCTCATTCTGTCAACACTTCTCCTTACAGAGACTGTTCCCATCCGGGACCTCCACCTAACTCCTCCCCGCTTGGAAGTAAAAGCATGGGTCAACATAGTGGGGCTGGAGCAGCCCATGGCCCTGGTCCTGGAGGTAGCTGCTCCTTACAGAGAGATGGCCAAAAGGTAGCCAGGATACGCCACCAGCAGCATGGCCGACCTGGCCCAGATGCTCCTTCTCCTGCTGAGCTAAACCAGGGGACTAGTCAGGAGCTTAAAAGAAAGATGGACATGTCTCCTTATGGTTATAGCAGTGggcagcaccaccaccagcagcccccAGTGCCACCCTGGGCCATGAGGCCTCCCCACCACATGTCACAacctgaggaggagcagagaaagtCCTACATGGAGTTAGGGAGCACTGGTGGGCAAcattctcagcagcagcagcagccgggaATGAGCCTGCCTCCTCCCCAGCCTCCCCCTGCACCCCCTCTCagtcagcaacagcagcagccacagcagcaagCTGAGCCCCAGGGCCCAACTCAGGGGGAGAGCAGCGCCATGAAAAGCTTACTAAAGTACAGCAACCAGCAACAGCCGCTGCTCCTCTCCCAGAAGAGCCCCTTTGGGGGGCTCGGAAGCCTCAAATCAGGTCCTGCTGGGGGGAGCTGTGCACTGCAGGGCAACAAGCAGACTCTACCTTCCAGAAAGGGCCCGGCCAATGACAACGAGCGCACTGACTACAGCGGGCGCAGCCGGGATATGGGGGAAGCAGGTCATGGGGAAAGTGAAGTGCGTCAGCCGCCGGTGGGAATTGCAGTGGCTGTGGCCAGACAAAGGGAGCCACCTTGTCGCTCAGCAGACGGTCATCCCAACAGCCGTCAGGGCAGGGTACATCCCTCAGTGAAAG GACCGCCCCGCTCCATGTATCCCTCAGATCCCAGCAgcgaagaggagaggaagaggatgagtgGGGAACAGATAGGTCTGACTTGcttggacagagagagggatgcaTATATCAG GGATAATAAGGAAAGGGTAGAGTTTGCAAGAATCCACCCCTCCAACAGCTGTCATGGAGACCTGGCCTCTCATCTCATGGTGCCAGGCGGGACTTCCCTCCAGTCTGGCCAATTAGGAGATCCTGCTGCACATTCTGCTCACCATCATTGGATGCCAAGAACTGGAAGCCCATCCCTCTGGATGACAGGACACTCTTATG GTATAGGTCATACAGCCCTGCACCAGAACCTGCCCCCAGGTTTCTCTGCGGCTATGCCAGGGCCTCTGCAGCCTGTCCTGCCTCTGCCTCAGGACCCCTCTGCCCAGCTGGTGGTCCTGCCCACTGAGCCTCCCGCCCATCCTGCCACCCATCACCTGG ATGTGATGGAGCAGCCAGGGCTGTGGCCCCCTGTGTATGGCGCCCGGGGCCCACCCTCCCACATGCAACATCCTGCTGTGTACTCCCGATCCCAGTTTCTACGGCAACAGGAGCTGTACGCTCTCCAGCAGCACCAACAGCtccagcatcagcatcagcaccagAGCCACCAGTCACAGCAACCACAACCACAGTCTcaaacccagcagcagcagcagcagcaacagcaacagcagcagcagcaacagcagcagcagcagcagcagcatcagcacagAGCTGCGCATGGCATGGACATGCAGCATCACGCCACTCACAACTCACAG ATGCAGAAGAGGCCCGATGAGCCATCGGTTGAACTAGAGGAACTAATTTCAGAACCCAGAACGTCGAAACCTGCCAAGCCCTACGCTTACAACCCACCTCAGAGGAACACTTCTCCCCCTGGGGCCTGTGCCGCTCACCTGTCCCCTTGCTGCCAGTCCCCCTCACTAAGACCACATCCCAAAAGCACTCCTTCTACACCCTGCCCTGCCCCCAGCCCCGCCGCAGCAGCCCCTCACTCACCTGCCATCAGCCCTGCCCCACCTCAGATGCCCAAGGGGGCTGAATCCcaggacaagagaggagagggacagcCCCCGCAGGATTACCCAGAGTCTCTAGAGCCTG ACTTGCCTCCTGGATACACCTACCCTGCTATTGCCATGGGCTACAGGAGCGGGCCCTCCCCCCAGGATGTTCGACTGGCTGAGCCAGCTGACCTGGAAGCAGTCCAAGTGGAGCCTGCTGAGCATGCTCCCCAGTCCCTCTCCGGCCTGGGGGAGGAGCTAGACTGCCAAGCGGTGGTCAGGCCCCTCCAAGAGCCTCTCCAATCTAAggaagtggagcaggaagaggaggaaagagtggTTGAGAGAGTTCTGGAacagggggaggaggtggagggagcagcTGTAACAGCAGCCAACTATGTGCctggagagaaggaggtggaggagcaggggcCCGCTGAGGAAGAAGTCCTGGTCTGCCCCCCTGCTGAGAGCCCAGTGTGCGAGGCAGCTTCCTGTCCAGTCCCCCTTTCAACAGAGGAGCCTGAAAGGCCAGGAGCTGTCATCACCttagaagaggaagaggatgatgaggcGGTGGGTGAGGAGAGCCAGGTGGAGCATGCTCAAAAGGTCAACATGCCTGGAGAGCAGGATCCAGAGCTGCCCACCATCATCGAGCTTGACCCTGCTTCCCCTGCAGCCCCGGAGCCTCAGTCCCCGGCCCTTGAGGGGACAAAAGACCGCAAGAGCGAGATGACCCCTGATGACGCCTCAGTGGattttgtctgtctttccccTGCCTCAGCTTCCGCCTGCAGCCCGAGCCAGGCAACTGTCGCTGTGCCCCACAAACCTCTTGTGCCCTGCTACTGGAGTCTGGAGCTGCTGATTGCTGCTGCCTTCTGCACAGACGTACCTCCATTTCCCTTGTTCCCTCTTAGCACTCCCTCAGTTGCCCCATCACAGCCCAACCCCCACCAGGGTATGGAGCTTCTGAGTGAGCTGGCAGATCTGGAGCTGCAACAGCAAAAGCGCACCTGTGGGAAAAGCCAGG AAGAGGAGTTGCTGATGTTTGACCTCCAGAGCCTTGCTACCCTGGCTACAGCCCGTGCACTGGAGATGGGCTCCCAGGAAGGCAGCAGTACAGGTTCAGGGCGACACTTCCCAGCCCGCAGGATCCTAAATTTACGTAGGAAGTGCAGCTGGACGCCTCGCAATGAACCA GTGTGCCCGGCCAAAGGTACCATGGAAACAATGGACGGTCCTGAGCTTGCAATGCGTGTGAAGTTGGCTGAGCTACAGCGTCGCTACAAAGAGAAGCAAAAGGAGCTGGTGAAActtcagagaaaacatgatCATCA CAGGAAGGAGGAAACACCTCGCAGCCCAGCACGACGAGGACCGGGGCGGCCAAGGAAGCGGAAACCCACCCTCACCACAGGTCCAGTGTCCTCATCTGAGGGCCACAGAAAAGTCAA GTCGATGGGGGCGGGGCTTGCCCTGTCGCCTGAGGACCTCGGAGGGGGCGGAGACAAccagagaaggaagaagaggctGTCCAGTCGAGGCTTTGAGCGACTCAGCAGCACACAG caggtaaaagcACAGGTCTGCAGAAAAAGCAGCCTTCACAGCATGCTCAGCTCCAAGCTGGCCGGCGATGTGACTCAACTCAAACAGAAAGCCCAGGGTAAAAAGAATCTCTCAGGGACAGGCTCTGGGGACAAGGAGGTTTCACCCTGCAACTCCAACCCCAAGCATAGACACAGAAGCCAGGGTGCAAGCAAAGCTGAGTCCAGGCGAGAGTCTGGGGGACAAAGCGACACAG CAGCCAGTGTGGACAGTGGCCCCCAAGAGAGCTGGACTGGAGTGGCGCGTCGTGGACGTAAAAAGGGATCCACCATCCTGACACAGGGTTCTTCCCGTCTGAGCCAGCCCAGAGCGAGGGTTCTCCGTGGCCACAGGCAGGAGGcaatggaggagggagagagctcTCCCGCAGAGAGTGACTCCTCTGATCAAG atgacgatgaggaggagggcagtTATGATACTGATGAAGGTCAAGACTACAAAGCCCACCCCCCCAGAGACATCACTTCAAGCTCCTCTATGACAGGTCCGAGTCCCTCATCTGTTGTAAAACTGGAGGCCAATCAGAAAGCcaggaacaaaaaacagagacaggagcTTTATG GCTCCCAGAGTCTGTCTGGAGCAGAAGGGGAGGTCAAAGTGAGGAAGAAACCCCCCTGTAGGCTGGGTCTGGCCACTGCAGTCAAAAGCTACCATGAAGATCACCGGCCAGAAGGAGTTAGAAGGCCATGTGTACCCAGGCCGAAAGAGCCCCGGTGGGGCAGCCTTGGGACCAGAGGCAACCGCTACCGGAGGAGCATGGGACTGGCCACCTTCCCAACCACCAGTGAGAGGCTAAAGAGGGCAACCCGCAAGAGCACCATGTTGAGAGGAGCAATCAATAAG aggaggagttGCTGGTCAGTTGGGGCACCATCTTCACAGAGCgaggagggcagcagaggaCGAAGGAGCAAGGACCAGCAG CCAAAGGGAAGGGCAGTGAGTCGGCTGCTAGAGAGCTTTGCGGCTGATGAGGGCTTTCAGATGGATGGAAGCAGCttctcagaggaagaggaggacagcagcCACCCATACAACCACAAAAGCTCTGAAT TTCCTAACTGTGTCCTGACCAAAGAACTCTTAACTGACGGACTGAAGGTGCTGGTGTCCAAGGAGGATGAGCTTCTATATGCTGCCAGGGTCCACACTCTGGAGCTCCCAGACAT CTTCAGCATTGTTATCGACGGAGAAAGAGGAAACCGCCCAAGAATCTATTCATTGGAGCAACTGCTACAGGAAGCT GTCCTGGATATACGTCCAGAGTCGGAGACTATGCTTAGTGAAGGAACCAGGGTATGTGCTTACTGGAGTGAACGCTCACGCTGCTTATACCCAGGCTATGTTCGTCGAG GTGGTTCGTCTGATGAAGGGAAGCAAGGAGGAGTGATGGTAGAGTTTGATGATGGAGACCGAGGGAAGATTTCTCTCCCAAACATCCGCCTGCTGCCTCCAGGATACCAGATTCACT GTGGGGAGTCATCTCCTGCCCTGCTGGTACCCAGTGGGACAACAGCCAAAAGAAGTTCTAGTCTGGAGCAGGCCCCCGTCAGTGACAGACCATCTGACAGACTCAACGCTATCAATATTATAAACAACAGCCAAACTCTAACTGTTCACAAAAGACGACCAG GGAGACCAAAGGGTtctgggaaaaaacaaaaacagcagcagcaggctgagaaTGCCAACAAAAATCCATCACCTTTCCTGGGTTGGCCTTCATTGGCCAACACCAGGAAGAGGATGTCTGACAACCTATTTCAGCTCAATGGGTCACCTAAGAAGGCCTTGAGAGGGAAGGAGGATGACTTTTTCCCCTTGTCTCAGACCCAGCCACTGGCATCCACCCCAGCCAAAGGCCTTTTCAGCAGTAGCTCCTTTGAGGTGGACTCCTTCAGCAGCATTGCAAATGGCTACTCCTCCTTCTGTACTCAGTCAACAGGGCCAAGTCAAGGTTTATCTATGGGCCCTAGAAGTGGGCTGTATGGTCAGAGGCGTAGGCAAGATGAGCATGTTATGCCAAGGAGCAGGAAGTCTGGACACGAGTTCCTGGTCAAGTTAGATCATGAAGGAGTAACCTCCCCTAAGACAAAGAACAGCAAGGCTCTGCTGTTGCGAGGTGGATCTTCCAGTTTGAGTGGTATGCCCAGGACAGAGGCTTACTCTCACCCAGTCCTGCTGgttaaagacaacaaaaaggGTGGTGCCTCCAGGGTAGAACTTCTTGTGAAAGGAACCACACTTCAAAGAAAGCCCTCGGATTCTCTGCGTCTGGGTGAATATGGTGACTTGGGCTTCAGCTACCATAGAGAGTGCCACAGCTCCTACTCTGATCTGgatgacgaagaggaggagagaaggagggctGCATTGGCTGCAGCCTCAGGGGGACTAAGGACGGCTGGCCGCTTCCTGtctcgtctctctgtctcctcctcctcttctggtTCTTCaagctcctcctcttcaggtTCTCTCTCCAGTTCCAGCCTGTGTTCCTCTGACAATGACTCCTCCTACAGCTCAGAGGATGAGGACAGTTCTACACTGATGCTTCAGAGTTGTCTGTCTTCCCACCGTGGGCTTCTGCAACCCTCTGAACCCTCCACGTCTTCAAGGTCGCACCAGCACTCCTTTGTGGCCAAAGCTGTGGCTGTCTCCAATGCCAAAGGAGGTCCCCCTGACCAGGTCTCCAACACAAAGTCCCTGAAGAGGAAAGAATGCACCAGCTCCACCTCTAAACCATCTAAGGATTTCATGAAGAAACCTAGGATGCTTCCAGATGACACCTCATTTATTCCAAGGCCCAAGATGTCTGCGTTCCTTGCAGGACGACAAATGTGGAGGTGGTCAGGAAACCCAACACAG CGACGAGGTCTAAAGGGCAAGGCCAGGAAGCTTTTCTATAAGGCCATCGTGCGAGGAAGAGACACAGTAAGAGTGGGAGATTGTGCTGTGTTCCTCTCAGCTGGACGGCCAAACCTTCCATACGTAGGTCGAATTGAGAACTTCTGGGAATCCTGGACCTCCAGCATGGTGGTCAAAGTCAAATGGTTCTACCACCCTGAAGAGACCAAGTTAGGCAAGAGGCATCGAGATGGCAAG CATGCCCTGTACCAGTCGTGTCATGAGGATGAGAATGACGTCCAGACTATCTCTCATAAGTGCCAGGTAGTGAGCAGAGAGGAGTATGAGTGTCTGACTCGAAATCAGAAGCCGAACAGTACCTCCCCAGACCTCTACTACCTGGCTGGGACGTATGACCCCACCACTGGTCAGTTGGTCACTGCTGAAGGGGTGTCTATTCTGTGCTGA